In a single window of the Natronosalvus caseinilyticus genome:
- a CDS encoding cytochrome C oxidase subunit II, which yields MTSPIKPPEGNWWDQKINRRETVWLGLGGIWSIILFGWMSVWTRTGDQNPTGETYKVSAEEFREKMATYEDAAEETEDGLVPDGTDVYLAGMRFMWDGAPVVLETGVEYDIHLTSYDVQHGFSLRPEANLSKQINLQVLPGYEWVVPMEFDEPGTYHIICNEFCGQGHRTMHGTIVVTEGE from the coding sequence ATGACGTCACCAATCAAACCGCCCGAGGGCAACTGGTGGGATCAAAAGATCAACCGACGCGAGACGGTCTGGCTCGGACTCGGCGGAATCTGGTCGATCATCCTGTTCGGCTGGATGAGCGTCTGGACGCGAACGGGCGACCAGAACCCGACCGGCGAGACCTACAAGGTGTCAGCCGAGGAGTTCCGCGAGAAGATGGCCACCTACGAAGACGCGGCCGAAGAGACCGAGGACGGTCTCGTCCCCGACGGGACGGACGTGTACCTGGCTGGCATGCGATTCATGTGGGACGGCGCGCCGGTCGTCCTCGAGACCGGGGTGGAGTATGACATCCATCTCACTTCCTACGACGTCCAGCACGGTTTTTCGCTGCGGCCCGAAGCGAACCTGAGCAAGCAGATCAACCTGCAGGTGTTGCCAGGCTACGAGTGGGTCGTGCCGATGGAGTTCGACGAGCCGGGCACCTACCACATCATCTGTAACGAGTTCTGTGGCCAGGGACACCGAACCATGCACGGAACGATCGTCGTTACGGAGGGGGAATAG